The DNA region ACGCTCACGCCCGAGGCGTTGCGCGAGGCGTTCCTGGCATCCCTGCCGGGGCGCGACGGCATCGCCGTTCCGGCCAGTGCACTGCGCAACCTCGGCGTCGAGTCGACGAGTTCGCCGCTGTTGCGGCCGATTTCCACGCCCCTGTCGATGAGCGGCTTTGCCCCGGGCATCGGCCGATGGTTGGCCGACACGCTCGGCGAGGCCGGGTTCGCTCCGGTCTCGGCCGGCGCAGGCGCGTCCGCGGGCGGGGCGGCCGTGGCTGACGGCGGCCCGCTGCAGCCCGGCGACGCGGTGGGCGTGAGCCTGGTGCGGGGCGACCTGTCGCTCGGCGCGACCGGCACCGTGACCAGCGTCGAGGGCACGCGGGTCCTGGCGTTCGGCCACCCGTTCTTCAACCTCGGGCCGGCGCAGTTGCCGATGACCCGCGCGCAGGTCGTCGCGGTGGTGCCGAGCCTGCTGAACTCCATCAAGCTGGCGCAGCTGGGTGACGTGGTCGGCGTGATGGATCAGGACCGGGCGACCGCGATCGGCGGCACGCTGGGCGTCACGCCCCGGACGATCCCGCTCACCGTCTCGCTGCGCGCCAATGGCAGCGCGGCGCGCACCTTCGCCTTCGAGGTGTCCGAGGACCAGCTCTTCTCACCGCTCATCGTCTACGCCGCGGTGGCCAACGTGCTGCAGTCGTACCAGCGCGAGATCGGCGCCTCGACGGTGCGCCTCGCCGGCTCGGCGCAGGTCGGGGCCAGCGTGCTGCGCCTCGACAACGTGTTCGGCGGCGACGGCGCCGTCGCGACGGCCGCCGCGTCGGTGGCCGCCCCGCTGGCCGCCGTCCTGCGCAGCGACCTCGGCACCCCGCGCCTCGGGCCGATCGCGCTGACCCTCGACACCGAGGAGCGGCAGCGCTCGACCCGCCTCGACCGCGCCTGGATCGCCGAGCCCCGCCCGCGCGCCGGCGACACGATCACGCTGCGCGCCGAGACGCGCAACTTCCGCAGCACGCCGCAGCTGCACACGCTGTCCATCGCGCTTCCCCCGGGCGCCACCGGGACGCTGCAGCTGCAGATCATCGACGGGTCCACGCTCGCGCAGCTCGAGGGACGGCGACGCACGGTCGAACAGGCGCGCTCGGTCGACGAGCTGGTCGGCCTGCTGAACCAGCAGCGTCGCGGCGACCGCTGGTACGTGCGGCTCGTGCGTCCCGCCGCCGGCTCGGTCGTCAACGGCCGCGACCTGCCCGCCCTTCCCGGCAGCGTGCTGCAGGTGCTCGGCGCGACCCCCGGCGTGGTCGCCACCTCGCTCGACCAGGACGTGCTCGGCGAATGGGAGATTCCCGCCGACGCGGTCGCCACCGGGCAGCGCACGATCGCCATCACGCCCCTCGTTCCGTAATCATTCCATGACCCTTCCGTCCCGATCGTCGCTCGCGACGGCCGCGCTCGCGGCCCTCGCCTCGCTGCCCCTGTCGGCCGCCGGCCCCTCACGCTGGGAGGTGACCAGCGTCGAGCACTGGATGGCCGGCCGCGGCGAGCAGGTCGCCGTGACGCGCGACGGGCGACTGGCGCTCGGACCCGCGTCGCGCGTGCTCCACGAAGCCCCCGTTCCGACGCTGTGGACGGCGGTGACCGCTCCCGACGGCACGGCCTACGTCGGCACCGGCAACGAGGGCCAGGTGCTCGCCCTCGCCGGCGACACGACCCGCGTGTTCTGGGACGGCGAGGAACTCCAGGTCCACGCCCTGGCCTGGCACGGCGACGCACTGCTGGCCGGCACCTCGCCCGACGGGAAGGTGTACCGCATCGCGCGCGACGGCACTGCCAGGGTGTTCTTCGACCCCGAGGAAACCTACGTCTGGGCGATCGCCGTCGATCGAGAGCAGCAGGTCTACGTGGCCACCGGCGGCAAGGGGCGCGTGTACCGGCTGCCGAAGGCCGGCGGCACGCCCACGAAGATCTTCGAGAGCGCCGCGGCCAACGTCACCGCGCTCCACGTCACCGACGCCGGCGACGTGTTCGTCGGCACCGACAGCCCCGGGCGCCTCTATCGAATCCCGCCGGGCGGCAGGCCATTCGCGCTGCTCGACGGCCCCTACACGCAGGTGCAGGCAATCCGCGCCGATGCGAAGGGGACCGTGTGGGTGCTGGCCGTCTCACCGGGCGCCACGCCCGCCGCGAGCACGCCCGCGCCGGCCACTTCCTCGTCCACCACATCCGCGCAGGTCTCCACCGAGGTGACGGTCGTTGCCGTCGGCGACTCGACGACGGTCAGCGCCACCCCGGCGACCACGGCCACGCCTGCGGCAGGCGCGGGCGGTTCCGGCAAGGGCGCCATCTACCGAGTCGGCGCCGACGGCCTCGTCGACACGTACTGGGAGGCGACCGGCGAACTGCCGTTCGACCTGCTGCCGACCGACACGGGTCGGCTGCTGGTGGCTGCCGACAACGGCGTCGTGTACGCGGTCGACGGCGAGCCGGCACGCACCGCACGCCTGGCGCAGGTCCAGGCCCGGCAACTGACGCGGATCATCCCGCGCGGCGATCGATACCTGCTCACGGCCTCGAACCCGGGCAAGCTGGTGGAACTGGCGGCGACGCCCGCCGCCACGGGCCAGTACACCTCGGAGGTGAAGGACGCCACCACCGGCGCCGCGTGGGGCGTGCTCCGCTGGGACGGCGAGCAGCCCACCGGCAGCAGCGCGCGTTTCGCCACGCGCAGCGGCAACACGTCGACTCCCGACGACACCTGGGCCGACTGGGTCCCGGTGCGCGACGACCAGGGCGTGCTGCGCATCGCCAGCCCCGCCGCACGCTACCTGCAGTGGCGCGTCGACCTGACGGGCGCGGCCGCCCTCGACCAGGTGACGCTCACCTACCTGCCGCGCAACCAGCGCCCGCGCGTCACCACGTTGACCCTCCACCCGGCGGGCGTCGTGTTCCAACAGCCCTACGGCACGCAGGAGCCGCCGGACCTCGCCGGCTTCCAGTCGACGACGCCTGCGCCGGCGCGCGACCAGGCCATCGCCGCGGCGACGCCGACCAGCACCGCCGCGGCGGTCGGCCGCCGCCTGTTCCAGAAAGGCTTCCAGACGTTCCAGTGGGACGCCAGTGATCCCGACAAGGACGACCTCCGCTTCCAGGTGCTGGTTCGCCGCGTCGGCACCGACACCTGGCGCACGCTCGCCAGGGATCTCGTCGGCAACGTCTACACGTGGGACACGTCGCAGTTGCCCGATGCGCGATACCTCGTGCGCATCGTCGCCACCGATGGGCGTGCCAATCCGACCGGGACGGCACTCACGGGCGAGAAGGAAGGCGGCCCGATCACGGTCGACAACACGCCGCCCGTGATCCACGTCCGCCAGGTGCCCACCGACAAGCCGGCCGCAGGACAGCCCGCGCCGACCCGCCTTGCCTTCGAGGTGATCGACAGCGCGTCCACGCTCGACCGCGTGGACGTGCTCCTGGCCAACGGGCAGTGGCGCCCGGTCTTCCCTGACGATGGCGTGATGGATGGCCTGCGGGAGACGTTCACCGTGCCGCTGGCCGACCTCGGCGACGGCCCGGTGGTGGTACGCGCCACCGACAGCCTCACCAACCTCGCGACGCTCGAAATCGCGCCGAAGCGGTAGGAAGGGCCGACCAGGCCCCGCCCGCTACGTGGAGATGTCGGTCGGCAGCCGGCGCGACGATTGCGGCTTGACCATCGGCGGCCGCACGGTGGTGTGACTCACCAGCCACACCAGGCTCACGGCAACGGGACTGCCAGCGCGACTGGCCGGCTGGAAGCGCGCCGAGTCCTCGAGCGACTGGACCAGTTGATGGCTGTCGGAGCCCTCGAGCAGCGTCGTCTGCTCGATGCGCCCCTCGCGAGTCACCACTGCCGAAATCGCGACCTCGACCTCCTCGTCGTCGGCCGACGAAAGGTCATTGGCCAGCATCAGCGGCATGATGGCGTCGGGCGACACACGAGGCGCCTCCATCCCCGGCGCGAGCGGCAGCGGCTCGAGTTCGGTGCCGGGCAGCGCCATCATCGTGAACATGGCGCGGAGCGAGTCGGACCGCTCGGCGGCGGGCGCGAACAACACCAGGGCGGCCGCGACACCGGCGCAGACCACCACCGCGGCCGTCGCGCTCAACCCGGCCCAGACCAGGTGCATGTCGTCGAAGGCCTCGCGCAGGCGCACCGGCCAGGACTGCTCCTGCTCGGCGAGCACGCGACTCACCACGGCGCCGGCCAGTCCCCGCCGGATCGGCTCGTCGCCAATCGTGGCCGAGGCCTGCGCCGCGCGGCCGCGCAGCATCTGCCCGAGGTCGTCGAGATCCTCCAGGACCCGCCGGCAGGCTTCGCACTCCCGCAGGTGCTGGCCGACGTCGATGTCCTCGGTGACCGACAGTTCCCCGTCCCTGTACGCCGACAGGTGCTCGACGATGTCGTGACACGCTGTGGTGGTCATGACTGCTGCAACTCCGCACGCAGCAACTGGCGCGCCCGCGCCAGCCGCGACTTGACGGTGCCGACGGCGACGTTCAGCGAGAAGCCGATCTCCTCGTAGCTGAGGCCGTCGATCTCCCGGAGCACGAGGGCCGTGCGCTGGTCGAACGGCAGTTCACGCAGCGCCTGCCACACGCGCTCGGCCTGTTCCTTCTGGCGCAACAACCGCTCGGGGCCACATTCATCGGCCGGCGACGCCAGGTCGCCATGCGCCGAGACGTGGACATCAAGGGGGACCTGCGCCGACTGGTAGCGCCGACGCCACCAGCGTTGTCGGTTGCGGGCCTGGTTGACGACGATGCGGTAGATCCAGGTGCGGAGGGCAGACTGTCCACGGAAGCGATCGAGCATCCGGAAGACGGTGAGGAAGACGTCCTGCGACAGATCGAGGGCTTCTTCCTTGTCGCCCAGGAGGTGATAGGCGAGCTGGAACACCATGCGCTGGTGGGTCTCCACCAGCTCGGTGCAGGCCAGTTCGTCGCCCGCCAGGCAACGCGACACCAGCGCGGCCTCGGCGTCACTGACACCGGCCCAGTCGAGTGTGACGGGCTTCATCGACGCTTCCCCTGCCACCCTGCAGTCACCTCCTGAGCGTACCGATGTCTGGTTGGACACCGCAACTCACCTTTTGTTCCGGGGCGGCTGCCGGACAAGGTCGGGCGCCGTCTCCGGGGGAGCGCAGGGTCGGGCGCGGTCCCCTTTCGACTCCGCTCAGGGCACGCAACCGCGCCGTCAGCCGACGGCGGGGTGAGGACACCCGGCTACCTCGAGCGTCAGGCGTCACTTCACCCGCCTCGGGTCGATGCGGTCGCGCAGGCCGTCGCCGAGGAAATTGAAGCCCAGGACGAGCAGGGCGATGGCCATGCCCGGAAAGATCGTCAGGTGCGGCGCGTCGAGGAGGTGCCCCCGGCCGGCATCGAGCATGGCGCCCCAGCTCGGCGTCGGCGGCTGGACACCAAGGCCGAGAAAGCTCAGTGACGCCTCGGCCACGATGGCGCCCGCCATGCCGAGGGTGG from Luteitalea sp. TBR-22 includes:
- a CDS encoding SpoIVB peptidase S55 domain-containing protein, whose product is MLFPASSPSRLRRSVLLVALAVLLCVAPVPARLATFPVSEIRRGQVAEGLTRMEGGEQVRFKAHVLGVLDGVVGPRRQVILARLEGAGLENTGVIAGMSGSPVYIDGRLVGAVAYSMGQFPKAPIAGITPIAEMQDATSMPAAGLRAVAAWPLDTTLTPEALREAFLASLPGRDGIAVPASALRNLGVESTSSPLLRPISTPLSMSGFAPGIGRWLADTLGEAGFAPVSAGAGASAGGAAVADGGPLQPGDAVGVSLVRGDLSLGATGTVTSVEGTRVLAFGHPFFNLGPAQLPMTRAQVVAVVPSLLNSIKLAQLGDVVGVMDQDRATAIGGTLGVTPRTIPLTVSLRANGSAARTFAFEVSEDQLFSPLIVYAAVANVLQSYQREIGASTVRLAGSAQVGASVLRLDNVFGGDGAVATAAASVAAPLAAVLRSDLGTPRLGPIALTLDTEERQRSTRLDRAWIAEPRPRAGDTITLRAETRNFRSTPQLHTLSIALPPGATGTLQLQIIDGSTLAQLEGRRRTVEQARSVDELVGLLNQQRRGDRWYVRLVRPAAGSVVNGRDLPALPGSVLQVLGATPGVVATSLDQDVLGEWEIPADAVATGQRTIAITPLVP
- a CDS encoding zf-HC2 domain-containing protein — encoded protein: MTTTACHDIVEHLSAYRDGELSVTEDIDVGQHLRECEACRRVLEDLDDLGQMLRGRAAQASATIGDEPIRRGLAGAVVSRVLAEQEQSWPVRLREAFDDMHLVWAGLSATAAVVVCAGVAAALVLFAPAAERSDSLRAMFTMMALPGTELEPLPLAPGMEAPRVSPDAIMPLMLANDLSSADDEEVEVAISAVVTREGRIEQTTLLEGSDSHQLVQSLEDSARFQPASRAGSPVAVSLVWLVSHTTVRPPMVKPQSSRRLPTDIST
- a CDS encoding RNA polymerase sigma factor — encoded protein: MKPVTLDWAGVSDAEAALVSRCLAGDELACTELVETHQRMVFQLAYHLLGDKEEALDLSQDVFLTVFRMLDRFRGQSALRTWIYRIVVNQARNRQRWWRRRYQSAQVPLDVHVSAHGDLASPADECGPERLLRQKEQAERVWQALRELPFDQRTALVLREIDGLSYEEIGFSLNVAVGTVKSRLARARQLLRAELQQS